A stretch of Spodoptera frugiperda isolate SF20-4 chromosome 6, AGI-APGP_CSIRO_Sfru_2.0, whole genome shotgun sequence DNA encodes these proteins:
- the LOC118267668 gene encoding persulfide dioxygenase ETHE1, mitochondrial, with protein sequence MLQKLSFGSWRVVGAACSLPKTSATIRTLSATMEKGSNFFFRQLFDTVSSTYTYLLGDTKSGDAVLIDPVLEHAERDAALIKELGFKLVYALNTHMHADHITGTGKLKSILPDTKSVIGKASGAAADVHLVDGDVVTFGEHKLLATATPGHTNGCLTYICHEKGMAFTGDTLLIRGCGRTDFQEGSAQTLYNSVHNRIFTLPDHYLLYPAHDYRGQTATTVWEEKKYNPRLTKPLKEFIHIMDNLNLPYPKMIDKAVPANRVCGIHY encoded by the exons ATGCTGCAAAAGTTGTCATTTGGTAGCTGGCGAGTCGTCGGCGCGGCGTGCAGTCTACCCAAAACGAGTGCCACCATCAGAACGCTATCGGCAACCATGGAGAAAGGATCCAACTTCTTTTTTAGACag TTGTTCGACACTGTGAGCAGTACATACACGTACTTGCTGGGCGACACCAAGTCGGGAGACGCGGTGCTCATCGACCCTGTGTTGGAGCACGCGGAGAGAGACGCTGCTCTCATCAAGGAGCTGGGCTTCAAGCTGGTTTATGCAC TGAACACCCACATGCACGCAGACCATATAACAGGCACGGGCAAGCTGAAGTCCATACTCCCTGACACTAAGAGTGTGATCGGCAAGGCGTCGGGCGCTGCGGCCGACGTGCACCTCGTGGACGGTGATGTGGTCACCTTCGGAGAACACAAGTTGTTGGCTACGGCCACTCCTGGACATACCAACGGGTGCTTGACTTATATCTGCCATGAAAAG GGTATGGCGTTCACAGGCGACACTCTTCTCATCCGGGGCTGTGGCAGAACAGACTTCCAAGAAGGCTCGGCTCAAACTCTGTACAACTCGGTACACAACCGTATCTTCACGCTGCCCGACCACTACCTCCTGTACCCGGCACACGACTACCGAGGGCAGACCGCCACCACCGTGTGGGAGGAGAAGAAATACAACCCCAGGCTGACCAAACCTTTGAAGGAGTTCATCCATATCATGGACAACTTGAACTTGCCGTACCCGAAAATGATTG acAAAGCCGTTCCCGCCAACAGAGTCTGCGGAATACATTACTAA